One stretch of Phaeodactylum tricornutum CCAP 1055/1 chromosome 9, whole genome shotgun sequence DNA includes these proteins:
- the ELO6b_2 gene encoding elongase delta 6 elongase (delta 6 elongase, microsomal precursor. Involved in the biosynthesis of polyunsaturated fatty acids. 7 predicted transmembrane domains. Catalyzes conversion of acyl -CoAs such as alpha-linoleoyl-CoA or stearidonyl-CoA to eicosatrienoyl-CoA or eicosatetraenoyl-CoA via the addition of two carbons from malonyl CoA.), which produces MMVPSSYDEYVVMVNDLGDSILSWADPDHYRGHTEGWEFTDFSTAFSIAVAYLLFVFVGSLIMSMGVPAIDPYPLKFVYNVSQIMLCAYMTIEASLLAYRNGYTFWPCNDWDFEKPPLAKLLWLFYVSKIWDFWDTIFIVLGKKWRQLSFLHVYHHTTIFLFYWLNAHVNFDGDIFLTIVLNGFIHTVMYTYYFICMHTKVPETGKSLPIWWKSSLTSMQLVQFITMMTQAIMILYKGCAAPHSRVVTSYLVYILSLFILFAQFFVSSYLKPKKKKTA; this is translated from the exons ATGATGGTACCTTCAAGTTATGACGAGTatgtcgtcatggtcaacgATCTTGGCGACTCTATTCTGAGCTGGGCCGACCCTGATCACTATCGTGGACATACCGAG GGATGGGAGTTCACTGACTTTTCTACTGCTTTTAGCATTGCCGTGGCGTACCTCCTCTTTGTCTTTGTTGGATCTCTCATTATGAGTATGG GAGTCCCCGCAATTGACCCTTATCCGCTCAAGTTTGTCTACAATGTTTCACAGATTATGCTTTGTGCTTACATGACCATTGAAGCCAGTCTTCTAGCTTATCGTAACGGCTACACATTCTGGCCTTGCAACGACTGGGACTTTGAAAAGCCGCCTCTCGCTAAGCTCCTCTGGCTCTTTTacgtttccaaaatttgGGATTTTTGGGACACCATCTTTATTGTTCTCGGGAAGAAGTGGCGTCAACTTTCCTTCCTGCACGTCTACCATCACACAACCATCTTTCTCTTCTACTGGTTGAATGCACATGTAAACTTTGATGGTGATATTTTCCTCACCATCGTCTTGAACGGTTTCATCCACACCGTCATGTACACGTACTACTTCATTTGCATGCACACCAAGGTCCCAGAGACCGGCAAATCCTTGCCCATTTGGTGGAAATCTAGTTTGACCAGCATGCAGCTGGTGCAGTTCATCACGATGATGACGCAGGCTATCATGATCTTGTACAAGGGCTGTGCTGCTCCCCATAGCCGGGTGGTGACATCGTACTTGGTTTACATTTTGTCGCTCTTTATTTTGTTCGCCCAGTTCTTTGTCAGCTCATACCtcaagccgaagaagaagaagacagCTTAA
- a CDS encoding predicted protein: MSWLTQSELQKDLKRQTFKGTPLSLATTLNMKSSLPILTLLIVCLATWNGVSASVFLPYGAQSTRSVRSFASPLASKKMDRSSSSRAELRRVLRERRSTTSNAAMAIPGYGVAEQVFVGGFLNFLSIYNIVITARILLSWFPQAQGVALLQPVYAITDPYLNIFRGIIPPIFGLDLSPLLAFFLLNVVTKSTAAIGYEIPPHLQDKYQNKSVFGRSENKFSNFGKRKNNKKNLSMNP; encoded by the coding sequence ATGAGCTGGCTCACGCAGAGTGAGCTCCAAAAGGATCTGAAAAGACAAACATTCAAAGGGACGCCCCTTTCTCTTGCCACAACCCTCAACATGAAGTCTTCCTTGCCCATTCTTACGCTTTTAATTGTCTGCCTCGCGACATGGAATGGTGTGAGCGCTTCCGTATTTTTGCCGTACGGCGCGCAGTCCACGAGGAGTGTGCGTTCCTTCGCGAGTCCATTGGCGTCCAAGAAGATGGATCGCAGTAGCAGTAGCCGCGCCGAACTCCGTCGTGTGCTGCGCGAGCGGCGCTCAACTACTTCCAACGCGGCTATGGCGATTCCAGGATACGGAGTTGCCGAGCAAGTCTTCGTTGGCGGCTTTCTCAACTTTTTGAGTATTTATAATATTGTTATTACGGCCCGCATTCTACTGAGTTGGTTCCCTCAAGCGCAGGGGGTGGCTCTTTTGCAACCGGTGTACGCCATTACGGATCCGTACCTTAATATTTTTCGAGGAATTATTCCGCCAATCTTTGGTTTGGACTTATCTCCGCTTTTGGCGTTTTTCTTGCTGAACGTTGTAACCAAGTCGACAGCGGCCATTGGGTACGAGATTCCGCCACACTTGCAAGACAAGTACCAGAACAAGTCTGTCTTTGGACGATCGGAAAACAAGTTTAGCAATTTCGGCAAGCGCAAGAACAACAAAAAAAACCTCTCGATGAATCCCTAG
- a CDS encoding predicted protein — translation MFAVSGQSRKRLRSNVAPVKSDRSSGPLKGAVICLTGIDPEEKDQYHEMIVDLGGIYTRDLDVSKNTHLIAVDPVGAKYETAKTTSSIRIVQPAWLESCFGNRALIDELKYSLDLPVNMTTKEVVVSTSDSLPEALDRLLLGSLNNFPSDIFIGSLFYLLDFQEHSELLLKVGRIIRRGMGTVCWEFNDSISHVIVNDSCDDSFRDAARTLTAQNRGSPVFVSPWWILASWRNGSQLAKPSEFEPRYESKQKSSTPVTSKEALSEIIDRKTASIFRGCAFALLRVSPPPWAVDFDSDKLELSIQQHGGQMLSLKLVEAIKTDRAKGSQQRRCYVICWGGFDETHLSIHPLLAQVKRNDLCELVLASPIWFLTSIAEQKIVRVQRDTILFAPQFWPMCRLIKAPAKTIEHDQVLRISVTGFSGSQRTGLVQLINLSGATYDDSMRTHTTHLICREPSGPKYGKAIEWKIHVVTVEWLYHVMQYGYNGASKSANGCEERFRSAPVVDTSCTKDA, via the exons ATGTTTGCCGTCAGCGGGCAATCCAGGAAGCGGCTCCGATCCAACGTCGCTCCCGTGAAGAGTGATCGTTCGTCGGGTCCGCTCAAGGGCGCGGTCATCTGCTTGACGGGGATCGATCCCGAGGAGAAAGACCAATATCACGAAATGATCGTCGACTTgggaggtatatatacacGAGACCTGGATGTATCGAAGAATACTCATTTGATTGCGGTGGACCCGGTCGGCGCCAAGTATGAAACGGCAAAGACGACAAGTTCCATTCGGATTGTACAACCGGCTTGGCTAGAATCTTGTTTCGGCAATAGAGCACTTATCGACGAGCTAAAGTACAGCTTGGATTTGCCGGTGAACATGACGACGAAAGAGGTCGTTGTCTCTACGAGCGATTCATTGCCCGAGGCATTGGATCGGCTACTGTTGGGTTCGCTAAATAATTTTCCCAGCGACATATTTATCGGCTCCCTGTTTTACCTTTTAGACTTTCAGGAACATTCGGAGCTGCTTTTAAAAGTTGGTCGGATTATTCGGCGGGGTATGGGAACTGTTTGTTGGGAGTTCAATGATTCCATATCACACGTGATTGTGAACGACAGCTGCGACGACTCTTTTCG AGACGCAGCGCGCACCTTGACGGCGCAAAATCGAGGCTCTCCTGTTTTCGTGTCGCCGTGGTGGATTCTTGCGTCCTGGCGAAATGGCTCCCAGTTAGCCAAGCCATCGGAGTTTGAGCCGCGGTACGAATCAAAACAGAAGAGCTCTACTCCGGTTACGTCAAAGGAAGCATTATCGGAAATAATAGACAGAAAGACCGCATCCATCTTTCGTGGTTGCGCTTTTGCACTGTTACGAGTTTCTCCTCCGCCTTGGGCTGTCGACTTTGATTCAGACAAATTGGAATTGTCCATTCAGCAGCACGGTGGACAGATGCTGTCGCTGAAGTTGGTGGAGGCGATCAAGACAGACCGAGCTAAGGGAAGCCAGCAGCGTCGATGTTATGTCATTTGCTGGGGTGGCTTCGATGAGACGCATCTTTCGATTCATCCACTCCTGGCTCAAGTCAAACGTAACGACCTATGTGAACTAGTTTTGGCATCGCCAATATGGTTTCTTACGAGTATCGCAGAGCAAAAGATTGTCAGGGTGCAGCGCGATACCATTCTATTCGCTCCACAATTTTGGCCCATGTGCCGGTTGATAAAAGCCCCTGCGAAGACAATCGAACACGACCAAGTTCTCCGGATTTCTGTGACAGGATTTAGCGGCTCGCAGCGCACTGGATTGGTACAGTTGATCAACCTTTCCGGGGCGACCTACGACGATTCGATGCGGACACATACAACACATTTGATTTGCAGGGAACCTTCTGGTCCGAAGTATGGTAAAGCTATCGAGTGGAAAATCCACGTTGTTACAGTAGAATGGCTTTATCATGTGATGCAGTACGGGTACAATGGAGCTTCCAAATCTGCGAATGGATGCGAGGAACGCTTTCGTTCGGCACCAGTGGTAGATACTTCTTGTACAAAGGACGCGTAG
- a CDS encoding predicted protein codes for MNAAWLALFPLGGILVEIAMEMISITIHKSSKFLLHPTMSANSRKQYRNSLVPKLSPWRFLSSPMLLAVLCSGFSSTLAFAPQSTSPVRTSPTGFYADWENTICKRGRTFRLQYRDGDTGGVGSTQQLKNSKTDVAFQQHTSRWWKAFLPSSPPTVDQTSEKVDEYLEFLDRRYHQIHDEEITPTPAPKFSALKWLQGGQEDIGNISDQQHDNALYVLGVAGLASQRLLQKHAAGYEAERQEVPTPSAACTERAIDAVLESRLALNWELSALFAPLTAVLRLVSIQRNVLARQQTLRIRTVTAFLTKNVTAGATKVARAAWSLGGGKKNVAWTMAVMAAFILLLLRPIVESAIGASAA; via the coding sequence atgaATGCCGCTTGGCTCGCCTTATTTCCGCTTGGCGGAATTCTCGTCGAAATCGCAATGGAAATGATTTCGATCACAATTCATAAATCCTCAAAATTTTTACTGCACCCTACAATGAGCGCAAACAGCCGAAAACAATATCGCAACTCTTTAGTTCCTAAGCTTTCTCCATGGAGATTTCTATCGTCTCCGATGCTACTCGCTGTCTTGTGTTCAGGTTTCTCGAGTACTTTGGCTTTCGCGCCTCAATCTACGTCACCTGTACGTACCAGTCCTACTGGGTTCTACGCCGACTGGGAGAACACAATATGCAAACGCGGAAGGACGTTCCGTTTGCAGTATCGCGACGGTGATACCGGTGGAGTCGGTTCAACACAGCAGCTTAAAAACTCAAAGACAGATGTAGCATTTCAGCAGCACACGTCTCGTTGGTGGAAAGCCTTTCTGCCTTCGAGTCCTCCAACGGTCGATCAAACATCAGAAAAAGTGGATGAGTACCTCGAGTTTCTTGACCGACGTTACCATCAGATCCACGACGAGGAGATCACCCCCACCCCAGCTCCCAAGTTCTCGGCTTTAAAGTGGCTCCAAGGTGGTCAAGAGGATATCGGAAACATCAGTGATCAACAGCATGATAACGCTCTCTACGTTTTGGGTGTTGCTGGGTTGGCGAGTCAGCGGTTACTTCAAAAGCATGCAGCTGGATACGAAGCGGAGCGTCAAGAAGTGCCTACACCTAGTGCTGCTTGCACAGAACGGGCCATTGATGCTGTTCTTGAGAGCCGCTTAGCTCTGAATTGGGAGTTGAGCGCTCTGTTTGCTCCGCTCACTGCGGTTTTGCGTCTTGTTTCAATCCAACGGAACGTACTAGCCAGGCAACAGACTCTTCGTATTCGTACTGTTACAGCATTCTTGACGAAGAATGTGACAGCCGGCGCAACAAAGGTTGCGAGGGCTGCTTGGAGTTTGGGTGGTGGCAAGAAAAATGTCGCCTGGACGATGGCCGTCATGGCGGCTTTTATTTTGTTGCTACTTCGACCTATCGTGGAAAGCGCTATCGGTGCAAGCGCCGCGTAG